The Rhododendron vialii isolate Sample 1 chromosome 3a, ASM3025357v1 nucleotide sequence TCGAATCCGAACTCTTTGACGGGGGAGTTTCTCTTATGTGGATATTTCAGGGGTTCGAGTGCGGCAAGTGTGAGAAGAGGATCGAAGAGATATAGTGGAGAAATAAGGAGGACTAATGGGGGTGGCCCGAGGGGCCGACAACTGTGGCCACCGCTTTTCGACCTGTCGTGCACTGTGCGTGTGTGCTTGTTTTGTGATGAGTGTGTTGTGTGAACTAATTACTGCAATAATCATATGTGTAATAATTTTCTTGGCTACATAAATTAGGGAGTGAGGTGAAAGATTGATAAGCACCccttattgtagatatttggtgcttCTAGTCCCGTTTcatgtcatttgttttgtgtttatttGCTGTTTTAAGTAATTTTGCGCGTAAGGTTTCTCGTTGAGCGTTTCAGGTGATACGCGAATAAGGGGCCTTATTTTGATGCTTCGTACAACCCTTGAGGGAATCCGAGTGGTGAGGCCGTGAAAAATACAACCTTCGGGCTTTGGAATGATCAAACGGAAGACCCGAGCAAGCCAAGAACCATCGGGTGTCAAGATAGGGTTTGGGAGGTGTGATTTGCCCAGAAGATtgctcggtatcgatacggtGATGCGCGTATCGATACTTCATTAAAACAGAGAGTATCGAGAAATTCAGctttcagcgtatcgatacactgttaaccgtatcgatacggttcttagagtatcgatacggtcctTCTACGGGGAAACTTGAAAATCAGAGCAAGGCtgctcggtatcgatacggttaGGGAGTATCGATATGGATAACTCACCAACAttctttttgacaaattttaaCTTTCCATTTGTGACATGTTTCCACTTTTTGGATATTTCCTTATATTTTTGAGGAGATAGAATGtcatttttgtataaatagccATCAGTactttctctccctccatcATCATCTAGACAATTACTTTCTTAGCTTGtactccattaatgtcttcttAAGCTTTTCTTAAACTTTTCAAGTCTAATTTTCATAGAACTCTAGTAAGTCTttattgtttgttaattttctatttattaaagttgtagtcaTGAACTAGATCTTTCtcaatatcaagtttatttttgttttctgcgATTAAATATCATGTCTTGTTTTTATGCGTTGTTGGTCTTTGTTTTagctatgagtgagtagttactTGGTTGAGTCTCGGGATACTCTTTCCCAAGGACTTAGGTCGTTATTTGATTCTCAAACCACCaggcttaaaagcatgattttcgAAATAAAGCTTAACTTGTATTTTTTgtctaaacaaggggtgttaactccttggtaaggtgtttagtcaagcggtctcgGCAAGCAACTTACCGAGgactcgtggcctcctatgtgttcgataaatattaaaaataagTTAGTTCGTCTCcatttaatcacatcttttgataaacgtagtcgttaaagctaaattctccaGGTTtaagcacgcggtcgtgactcttgcttgagttatattgagaaccggtaacggcctcagtcaagggttagacgatccctagacttgcctcttttagtttataaagctcATTTCTAGCCTTCTCTTTATCTTTTCCACTGTTTAAAGGAAAATCAaattggccgtcttaaacgccgaaaccaccatataaaacctacaatccgattaagttaTATtcgaattccctgtggtacgatcccggtcttaccggtttattatgcaaCCGACGATCTAGCcatacgcttggggtttttcttaatcttatatttgaaggcgaggttggaGGCTAAGCAAAGATTACTAGGAGAGAATCATGGAATTTTCCAGCAACGTTGGTCGGAACGGCGAGCAATAACTCAAAGAGAAAATACTGTTATATAGtgataaatatttttcttttgcctttcCTTTCTAATTTTAAGGCTTAATTATACACCTAAAAATTGTATACATATATTTCGGTGGTTAAAGGTGAATTAGGACCCATCTTTTCTTTGAAAAGGACACCTGTGATTCCCTTGTCATCCCATCGTGACACGTAGCATTCTGCGCCCTTTCATTGCAATTATGTCGGTACATATTCGAGTTATAGTCTCCGAAAAATCTCAGAAATTTGACATATGGACTAATAAAAATATGAGGGTCGTCATAGTGGTGTCCGATTATAAAGGAAGATTCTAACATCATATAACTCGTACCGTTTTTTataagttattttttaaaatgaactcACAGCTTTCAACTGCAATTCTCATTATTCAGTTTTCTCGATTATCaatcctgacccacgttcaatgcCAATATTTTCAGATCTTTTTACCGTTTAAGCCCCCCCTACattattttgtcaatttctgaaaatattttttaagtgccaaccaaataccgaaaaataaaagtttgtaatttatttattttttaaatattttacatggaaaacattttacatcgaaaaaAACGGAGCCTAATAAAAGTCCGTGTCATTTAATTTTCTTCCCCATGCATTCctttccctcctcctcctcctttttatgttttttgccTGAGCTAATTCAAGTGGGCGTACTATGGTTTTCTTCCTTTCTATGAAATCAAACAAATGTCATTTCCTTCGTCGTTATTTCAAATCTCTTAATGAGTTCTGAACAGTAGTGACTAAATATAAATTAACTGGACCATGTCATGACCATAAGATGAGTACAACAAGTGATTTCGTGATATGCATTTCAATGTGGTAAAGTACAGTATTACATGGGAGTATTTGCTGAGGTGCAGAACTGTATATCAAATTACTTATAATtagcagaaaagaaaaaaaagaactgtaAACCAAACATTCTTTATATTTCAGCCAAATCCATATTACACTATTACATGTTCTTCCTATAAACATGACAGGGTATAACCCCTTGAACAAGTGTTGCATGTGTCTTCCTAATGACTATCGGAAATCACTTTATTCATGTTTGCATGTCTGATTGATCATGACTCGTACGTCGATCAATTCAAGCGGTAACAAACATACACcgaaaaaaaacacacacacactccaaTCCCATTACCTGCAGTCACTAAAAGACTTGCTTATTGCAAACTACTTATATCTAGATTTTAGTCTAGTATTCATCGGGAGCTGGGGCAACTATCGGAGCAACCGTGAATTTCACCGGGTGGACACCTGCAGGTCCAGGTGCAACGAATCCGGAGCTTTTGAACTCAGCCAGTCCCCGACGTCCATTTTCGCCTCGGGTTTCGCATAATTTGGGAAGAAATACTCCTGGCCAGGTGAAAAACCAGCACTTGTGTTAGTAAGTCACGGACTTGGGGTAAATACTGATCGATTATTGAAAGAATCAAGTTTCTCTTTACCTTCACCAGCAGCAAGATTGAAATACAGGTCCACAATGTTGGGGCAGCTGTTGTAGCACTGGGTTGAGCAAAGCTTCTGCAAGAAATGGGCCTCGAGGAGAGAGTCCGACGAGATTCCAAGCACGGACCTTTCCAGCCCGCAAGCATCCATGCACTGATCAGTTTCGACCCAGTCCTTCAGTTTATCGGCCTCGATCTCTGATGCGCGGCATGTGTAGGCTTCCTCCCCGCTCCTCTTCACGCTCTTCTCCAGCACGCATCGCTTTCCAGAAGACGAAACGGCGAAAGCGCACGAGTCCTTGTTGAGATTCTCACATTCTATTGCTCCACCTACATATAGATATATCCCCCAACAAAATACGTTACATGGATACAAAAGTGTAACTGAAAGTCTAAAATCTTaattatgaaattttattttgggccgAAGCCTTGCGGTAGCAAAATCTCTGAATCTATCCATGACTCCACGGGGAGTCTTACGCCTTGTTTGGAACTTTTGGTAAGTGAGTGAAtggaaatgaagggaaaataaTGAAGAAGGGAAATgtgagaaaaatgaagataaaatCTTTCtattcttaatatttttccccccctttttcTCTTCTGTTCCTCTCAAACCAAAACAAGAAAGGAGAGTTTTTAAacattcctttcttttcttttcttttacctatgttccaaacaaacccttaatAGCATGGTTTAGCGGAAAACTCTTAAAATGAATCTCGAAGTATAATATATTGTTTAAAGTTGATTGAGTATGTGGACTAAAAGCTAGCGTGACTTCGTCTGTATCTCGCTGCCCATCACGGACTTTCAACTAAATAAAACATTGTGAGAAACTTTTACAATAAATATGGAGTGAGAATCATGCCTCTAAATGTATAGCGTACTAATGTACTAGATtaagtcaaaaaatatatattataaaatgaTCATCAAAGAGTATGCCCGACTACGTAACTCGTGTGAGATTTAGATCATGAAATGCCATCAATTAGACAAATTGATCACTATGGTAAGATAAAA carries:
- the LOC131319602 gene encoding uncharacterized protein LOC131319602 is translated as MASFISSKNVAILALALALCVQGIVGGAIECENLNKDSCAFAVSSSGKRCVLEKSVKRSGEEAYTCRASEIEADKLKDWVETDQCMDACGLERSVLGISSDSLLEAHFLQKLCSTQCYNSCPNIVDLYFNLAAGEGVFLPKLCETRGENGRRGLAEFKSSGFVAPGPAGVHPVKFTVAPIVAPAPDEY